Sequence from the Herpetosiphonaceae bacterium genome:
TCGACGTGCGGCGTTTTGTCCATGAACCGTTCGAGATCGATCTGATACTCGGCCAGCCGCGCCGAAAGCTCAGGCGGATGGGTAAAGACCGGCGCGCTGCTCGGCGTCAGCAGGCCGGTGATCATCACGCCGTTGACCGGGCGCGGCGGGTAGGTCAGCGGAATATTGACCAGCACGACATGCTGATCGTGGTGCGCGATCACGTCCCACAGCGCCGGAGATTTGAGGCTGCGCGCGCTGACCAGCTCCGGCTCGCTCGCGGTCGGAGCGTCGTCGTCGAAGAGCTTGACGAAGTGATAGACGCCGTGCTTGCCGGGCCGCTTGCCAGTCATGAACGTGCTCCAGGCCGCAGCAGTGATCGGCGGGATGCTGGAGTGCAGCGCGCCCCAGCTTCCCTGCTGGCGCAGCCGGGCCAGATTCGGCAGCGTCCCATCGCGCATCCAGGGATCGAGCACATCCCAGGTAGCGCCATCAAGACCAATGATCAAGACTCGGTTTGGGGTCTGCATCGCTTCCTCCTCGCGATCGGCGCAGGATATGAGCCGTCTTTGCGAGAACAAAGAACAACGAAACAGAGAACAAACAGGAAGCCAGTTCTGTGATGCGTTTTGTTCTGTGTTCTGTGTTTAGCTGTTCTCACGATTAGAGATAGGCTTTCAAATGCTTCCAATAGATCGATCTGAAGACGTTAAACACGTCGAACTCTAGCTGATTCCACCAGGGTACCTCAGTCGGCCCCCACTCCGGCGGGAACTGATAGCCCCACTGCTTCATGAACGGGCCGAAGATGCGCCGGGCGCGCGGGATGATCTCAGGCGTGTAGTACGACCAGAAATCGCCTGCCTTGCCGCTGGTTCGGTTGACGATCGGCAGCGGACGGATCGGCTGAATGCCGATCAGTTCAAGCGCGCTGGCAAAATCGTCTTGAATGCTCTCGAACCTGAGAATAAAATCGAACTGTTTATGCGATAGCTGGCTCCAGTTATTGTAGGGAATCTTGTAGAAGGTCTTGAAAAACGTTGGAAAATCAGCGCTTCTCTGCCGTACGAAATGAAATGCCAGCTTGTCGAAGTAATAGATCGACATGCGTTTCTTACCGACCTTGCGGGGATCAGTAAATTGCTGACGATGATCGGTTTTATATTTGAAGTAGTGACTCACCGCGTCGTCAAGCGGATTACGTATCCCGGCGAACACAAGGTACTTCTTTTCTTCAGCGCTGGCGCTCTTTAAAAAGTCGCAGTACGTGGCGTGCTTCGACAGGATCGGCTTGCCATCGTAGTGTGCTCGCAGCTCGCGGCTGATCGCCGTGGAGCCGGTGCGCGGCAGCTCGACAAACAGGTAGCGGTATGTGTGGCTGATGATCATCGTGGGCGGGCCTTTCTGCTCAAGCGTCGTCGCAGGTGGGCGAGCACAACCCGATCTTCCGAGGTCAGTCCCAGGCCAAGGATCAGGCCGATGTAGATCGCCAGCAGCAGCGCGCTCTGGAACGCCGCGTACAGCAGATCGGCGCTGCCGGGCGACCAGTAGCCGACGATGAGCGCCGCGCCGAGCGCCGCCCCGCCTGCCGTCAGCGGCTTGATAAAGCTTCGGTCATAGGGCAGCAGCCGGAACAGCCAGAAGACCTGGATCAGCCGCAGCAGGTTCGTCACGCCGACGACGATCAGCACCGACAGCCCCGCGCCGACGATGCCCCATGCCGGGATTAGCAGGAAGCTCAGCGCCACCGAGAGCGCCAGCCGCACGATGTTGTTGATCAGCTTGAGCGTCGTGTGGCCGGTCATATCGAGGATCAGCCCGCACATGCCCGTGCTGACATCGACCATGATCGCGCACGCGATCAGCGTCAGCGTGGTCGCGCCCGTCACGAAGCTTTTACCGAACAGGCTAAGGATCTGCGTCGGGAACAACACCAGGATCAAAAAGACCGGCAGATTAACCGTCAGGCTCCACTTGGTCGTCGTCTGGTACATGCGGCCCATCTGCTCG
This genomic interval carries:
- a CDS encoding sulfotransferase family 2 domain-containing protein yields the protein MIISHTYRYLFVELPRTGSTAISRELRAHYDGKPILSKHATYCDFLKSASAEEKKYLVFAGIRNPLDDAVSHYFKYKTDHRQQFTDPRKVGKKRMSIYYFDKLAFHFVRQRSADFPTFFKTFYKIPYNNWSQLSHKQFDFILRFESIQDDFASALELIGIQPIRPLPIVNRTSGKAGDFWSYYTPEIIPRARRIFGPFMKQWGYQFPPEWGPTEVPWWNQLEFDVFNVFRSIYWKHLKAYL